One genomic segment of Canis lupus baileyi chromosome 9, mCanLup2.hap1, whole genome shotgun sequence includes these proteins:
- the SLC10A1 gene encoding hepatic sodium/bile acid cotransporter has translation MDAPNITAPLNFTLPPNFGKRPTDKALSIILVFLLLIIMLSLGCTMEFSKIKAHFWKPKGLVIALIAQYGIMPLTAFTLGKVFRLNNIEALAILVCGCSPGGTLSNVFSLAMKGDMNLSIVMTTCSTFFALGMMPLLLYIYSNGIYDGDLKDKVPYKGIVSSLVLVLIPCTIGIFLKAKRPQYVRYIKKGGMIIMLLLSVAITALSVINVGKSIRFVMTPHLLATSSLMPFIGFLLGYILSALFRLDGRCSRTVSMETGCQNVQLCSTILNVTFPPEVIGPLFFFPLLYMIFQLGEGVFLISIFRCYEKIKPSKDKTKMIYTAAATEEITPGALGNGTHKGEECSPCTAAPSPSGLDSGEKAIQCDQLEKAKDKRNTKEESFSSIGSSNYQN, from the exons ATGGACGCCCCCAACATCACGGCCCCGCTCAACTTCACCCTCCCACCCAACTTCGGCAAGCGCCCCACCGACAAGGCCCTGAGCATCATCCTAGTGTTCCTGCTGCTCATTATCATGCTCTCGCTGGGTTGCACCATGGAATTCAGCAAGATCAAGGCTCACTTCTGGAAGCCTAAGGGGCTGGTCATCGCTCTGATTGCACAGTATGGCATCATGCCTCTCACTGCCTTCACGCTGGGCAAGGTGTTCAGGCTCAACAACATCGAGGCGCTGGCCATCCTTGTCTGCGGCTGCTCGCCCGGGGGGACCCTGTCCAATGTCTTCAGTCTGGCCATGAAGGGGGACATGAACCTCAG CATCGTGATGACCACCTGCTCCACCTTCTTTGCCCTGGGCATgatgcccctcctcctgtatatCTACTCCAATGGGATTTATGATGGGGATCTGAAGGACAAGGTACCCTACAAAGGCATTGTGTCATCACTAGTCCTGGTTCTCATTCCCTGCACCATTGGGATCTTCCTCAAAGCCAAACGGCCACAGTATGTACGCTATATCAAAAAG GGAGGGATGATCATCATGCTTTTGTTAAGTGTGGCCATAACAGCACTGTCTGTCATCAACGTGGGCAAGAGTATCAGGTTTGTCATGACACCACACTTGCTGGCCACCTCCTCTCTAATGCCTTTCATCGGCTTCCTGCTGGGCTACATCCTCTCTGCTCTCTTCCGCCTCGACGGACG GTGCAGCCGCACTGTCAGTATGGAAACCGGATGCCAAAATGTTCAGCTTTGTTCCACCATTCTCAATGTGACATTCCCCCCTGAAGTCATTGGAccacttttcttcttccctctcctctacATGATTTTCCAGCTTGGGGAAGGGGTTTTCCTGATCTCCATCTTTCGGTGCTATGAGAAAATCAAGCCTTCCAAGG ataaaacaaaaatgatctaCACAGCTGCTGCAACAGAAGAAATCACTCCAGGAGCTCTAGGAAATGGCACCCACAAAGGGGAGGAGTGCTCCCCTTGCACAGCCGCACCTTCCCCTAGTGGCCTAGATTCTGGTGAGAAGGCAATTCAGTGTGATCAACTagagaaagcaaaagataaaaggaaCACCAAAGAAGAGTCTTTCTCCAGCATTGGCAGCAGCAACTATCAGAACTAA